In Flavobacterium sp. 83, the genomic window AATTATTGTAACATCGTTACATAGAGATTATCTTCCTTCTTCATGGACAATGTTTTCTCCAACATTTGTCGATATTGGAATTTTTATTGGAACAATTGGTTTTTTCTTTGTGTTGTTTTTGTTATATTCTAGAACATTCCCTGTAATAGCACAAGCTGAAGTAAAAACAATTTTAAAAGGAACAGGAGATAATTACAAAAGAGAAAGAGAAGCAAATAAAGATTTACATCATGAGTAATAAAGTAATATACGCCATTTATAATGACGATGATGTTTTGATGGACGCGGTTAAAAAAACACGTGCAGCTCATCATCATATTGAGGAAGTTTTTACTCCTTTTCCTGTCCACGGATTGGATAAAGCCATGGGTCTTGCCCCAACAAGGATAGCTATATGTTCTTTTATATATGGTTTAATAGGTTTGTCTTTTGGTACTTGGATGATGAATTACATTATGATTCAAGATTGGCCTCAAGATATTGGTGGTAAGCCAAGTTTTAGTTATATTCAAAACATGCCTTCTTTCGTGCCAATTATGTTTGAAGAAACAGTTTTTTTCGCTGCGCATTTAATGGTTATTACTTTTTATATGAGAAGTAAGTTATGGCCCTTTAAACAAGCAGAGAATCCTGATGTTAGAACAACAGATGATCACTTTTTGATGGAAGTTGCAGTAAATGACAATGAAAGTGAATTAGTTTCCTTTTTTGAAGGCACAGGGGCAGTAGAAGTTAAAGTAATTGTAAAGAATTAATTGTCGATATGAAAAGTCTATATAAAATAACATTTGTAATTTGTATTACTATTTTAGTTTCGTCTTGTCATGATAATTCGAAGCCTAATTACCAATACATGCCTAATATGTATGAACCCGTAAGTTATGAAACTTATGAAGAGTCAAATGCATTTAAGAATGGTAAAGAAGGTCAGCTACCTCCAGAAGGTACAGTAAATAGGGGTTTTGAACCTTATGGATATGAGAATTCTACAGCTGGTTATGATTTAGCTAAATTAAATTTAAAATCACCTCTTGATTCAATTTCTGAAAAGGATGCTGAAAAATCTAAAGAGTTGTTTGAAATTTATTGTGGTATCTGTCATGGTAATGAAGGAAACGGTAAAGGTAAATTAGTAACCCAAGGAAAATTTCTTGGTGTACCAAGTTATAAAGATAGGGTGATAACTGAAGGAAGTGTTTTTCATGTTCAAACTTACGGTTTAAATTCAATGGGGTCTTATGCGAACCAGTTGAATCAACACGAACGTTGGTTAGTAGCATCTTATGTTTTAAAACTGAAAGCTAAATTATAATTGTTGAACAAACTGATCGTAATAGATATGTATACATTTTCAAGTAAATTAAAAACATTTTCTCTTGTCTTAATGGCTGTTGGCCTTTTAGGAATTGGATATGGTTTTTTAACTGCACCAAAAGATATTCAAGAAGTTGAAAAGCTACTTGCTGCCGAAACTCATGAAGGACATGGGGAATCAAAGCATGAAGTTTCAACATCTTTAGCTGAAGCTCATACAGAAATTAGTAAATCTGATGAAGCTAAAGAAGCTGCTGAACACAAGGAACATGTTGTTCATGTTCTAACACAACTACAAAATAAACCATGGGCTGCATTATATGTTGCTTGTATTTTCTTCATGCTTATTGCTATGGGTGTTTTAGCATTTTACGCTATACAACAAGTAGCTCAAGCAGGTTGGTCCCCTGTTTTATTTAGAGTAATGCAAGGTATTACGGCATATCTTCCGGTTGGATCGGTTATATTTTTCGTAATTCTTATTATTTGTGGACTACATATTTTTCCTTCTAATAGTTTATTTATTTGGTTGGATCCTGAGGTTGTTGCTCACGATAAAATTATTGCTAATAAATCTGGCTATTTAAACTTTCCTTTTTGGATAGTTAGAGCTGCAATTTTCCTAGTTGGTTGGAATTTGTATCGTTATTATTCAAGAAAAAATTGTATTGACCAAGACGCATCTTCTGACAATCTTTCTTATAAAAAGAACTTTAATATCTCAGCAGGTTTCTTAGTTTTCTTTATTGTGACAGAATCTATTATGTCTTGGGATTGGATTATGTCAATTGATCCACATTGGTCCAGTACATTGTTTGGATGGTACGTCTTTGCTAGTTTCTTTGTAAGTGGAATAACTATGATTACTATGGTTACTTTATATTTAAAATCTAGAGGTTACTTAGAAAATGTTAATACGAGTCACATTCATGATTTAGCTAAATTTATGTTTGGAATAAGTGTTTTCTGGACTTACTTATGGTTTTCTCAATTTATGCTTATCTGGTATGCTAATATACCAGAAGAAATAACTTATTTTGTAACTAGAATTCAATTATATAATCTTCCTTTCTTTGGTGCTGTAGTTATGAACTTCTTATTTCCAATATTGATTTTAATCAATACTGATTTTAAAAGAATAACTTGGATTTTAGTTATGGCAGGTACAGTAATTTTATTAGGTCATTATATT contains:
- a CDS encoding DUF3341 domain-containing protein, with the protein product MSNKVIYAIYNDDDVLMDAVKKTRAAHHHIEEVFTPFPVHGLDKAMGLAPTRIAICSFIYGLIGLSFGTWMMNYIMIQDWPQDIGGKPSFSYIQNMPSFVPIMFEETVFFAAHLMVITFYMRSKLWPFKQAENPDVRTTDDHFLMEVAVNDNESELVSFFEGTGAVEVKVIVKN
- a CDS encoding cytochrome c, with amino-acid sequence MKSLYKITFVICITILVSSCHDNSKPNYQYMPNMYEPVSYETYEESNAFKNGKEGQLPPEGTVNRGFEPYGYENSTAGYDLAKLNLKSPLDSISEKDAEKSKELFEIYCGICHGNEGNGKGKLVTQGKFLGVPSYKDRVITEGSVFHVQTYGLNSMGSYANQLNQHERWLVASYVLKLKAKL